Below is a genomic region from Helicobacter pylori.
TTTTATTTTTAAGACATCTTCAAGGTATCTTTAATAATAAAATGCTAGAATTAGTTCCCTAAAACATTAACAAAGTTAATCGTTTTTAAAGTTGTAGAAATCATTGAAGGAGTTAATTGAAGTATGATAGAAGTTTTAATGATAGAAGATGATATAGAATTAGCCGAGTTTTTGAGCGAGTTTTTGCTCCAACATGGCATTCATGTAACCAATTACGATGAGCCATATACCGGCATTAGTGCGGCTAACACACAAAATTATGATTTGTTGTTGTTGGATTTAACTTTGCCTAATTTAGACGGGCTTGAAGTGTGTAGGCGCATCTCCAAACAAAAACATATCCCTATTATTATTTCTTCAGCAAGAAGCGATGTGGAAGATAAGATTAAAGCGCTAGATTATGGGGCTGATGATTACCTCCCTAAACCCTATGATCCTAAGGAATTGTTAGCTCGTATCCAATCCTTGCTCAGGCGTTCTCATAAAAAAGAAGAAGTGAGTGAGCCAAGCGATGCGAATATCTTTAGGGTGGATAAGGATAGCCGAGAAGTGTATATGCATGAAAAAAAGCTAGACTTAACTAGGGCTGAATATGAAATCCTTTCGCTTCTCATTAGCAAAAAAGGTTATGTGTTTAGCCGTGAAAGCATTGCGATTGAGAGCGAGAGCATCAACCCTGAAAGCTCTAATAAAAGCATTGATGTGATTATTGGCCGTTTGCGATCTAAGATTGAAAAAAATCCTAAACAACCGCAATACATCATCTCTGTTAGAGGGATTGGTTACAAATTAGAATACTGATTCTAATAAGGAGTTAAGGGGTTTTGCGTTTCTCTATCTTTTTTAAAGTTGTCGCTTTGTTTATGATAACGCTCTTTAGTTTTGGAGCGTTCGCTTACTATTTCGTGTCTTCTCAAATCAATCACGAAAACTATCAAAACGAAATGCGCCATTATCAGTTTGTTACCACTATCAATGAAATTTTAAATAACTACTCTGATTATAGAGCCATAGAAGATTACCTCTATAAAATTGGTTTTAGAGAAACCACAATAGAAAATTTAGAAAAGGTTTTAGCCAAAAGACGCCACCAGTTGCACCACAGAAATATTGGGTATGCTGAAGTGTTTAAATTCAGCGATATGGTTTTTATCCTTTTAAAAAAGGATGAGCATTTTGTGCTTTATAAAGATTTGCATTCGGTTTCTTACAGGAATTATTTCTTAGCCATTACGGTGGGTTTATTGTTGATTTTATTCCTCTTTTTGTTTGTTTTACAGAGTTTATTGCCCTTAAGAGAGTTGAGATCTCAAGTGAAGTGCTTCGCTCAAGGGGATAAAAGCGTGAGTTGTAAAAGCAAGCAAAAAGATGAAATAGGGGATCTGGCTAACGAATTTGACAATTGCATTCTTAAAATCAATGCGATGAATGAATCTCGGGTTTTATTTTTGCGCTCCATCATGCATGAATTACGCACCCCTATCACTAAGGGCAAGATACTAATCTCTATGCTCAAAGAAGAGCTGTCTTACAAACGCTTTACATCTATATTTGATCACTTGAACACGCTGATTGAGCAATTTGCCCGCATTGAGCAACTCGCTTCCAAAAATTACGGGAGCAATAAAGAAAAATTTTTAATGAGCGATTTGATAGATAAGATTGAAAAAATGCTTTTAATTGATGAGGATAAAAAAAGCCCTATCCATGTATCCTCTTCAAATTACATTATTGAAGCGGATTTTGAATTGTTTTCCATAGCGTTAAAAAACATGGTAGATAATGCGATTAAATACAGCGATGACAAACAGGTGTTTTTGGATTTCATAGGAAATAATTTAGTGGTGTCCAATAAAAGCAAACCTTTAAAAGAAGATTTTGAAAAATATTTGCAACCCTACTTTAAATCTTCTAACCCCAGCCAAGCCCATGGTTTTGGGTTAGGCATGTATATCATTAAAAACGCTTTAGAGGCTATGGGATTTAATTTGAGCTATCATTATATCAACGGGAGAATTTGTTTCACTATCCATGATTGCGTTTTTAATAGTTTTTACGATTTAGAAGAGGATAATGAAGAGCTACCCCCCCCCCCCCGAAAATTTGAGAGAGATGAGCGGGATGAAGGGAATAAAAAAAGCCAATTGTGGGGTTAAAGAAAAACAATAAAGAGAGAACATGTTCAAACGATTGAGAAGATTACGAAGCAGCGAAAACTTAAGAGCGATGCTAAAAGAAACGCATCTAAACATTGATGATTTCATCGCTCCCTTATTTGTCATAGAAAGCGGTAGTTATATTAAAAATGAAATCAGTTCCATGCCTGGCGTGTATCAAATGAGTATCGAGTCTCTTTTAAAAGAATGCGAAGAATTAGTGGGTTTAGGCATCAAAGCCGTTTTATTGTTTGGCATTCCTAAACATAAGGATGCTACAGGAAGCCATGCGCTAAATAAGGGTCATATTGTTGCAAAAGCCACCAAAGAGGTTAAAAAACGATTTAAGAATTTAATCGTTATAGCGGATTTGTGTTTTTGTGAATACACCGACCATGGGCATTGCGGGATTTTAGAAAACGCTTCTGTGTCTAACGATAAAACGCTAGAGATTTTAAATCTTCAAGGGCTTATTTTGGCTGAAAGCGGTGTGGATATTCTAGCCCCAAGCAACATGATGGATGGGAATGTTTTGAGCTTGAGAAAAACGCTAGATAACGCCGGCTATACCCACACGCCCATCATGAGCTATTCCACTAAATTTGCGAGCAGTTACTATGGGCCTTTTAGAGATGCGGCAAACTCTGTGCCGAGTTTTGGCGATCGCAAAAGCTATCAAATGGATTACGCTAATAAAAAAGAAGCGCTTTTAGAAAGTTTAGAAGATGAAAAACAGGGCGCGGATATTTTAATGGTGAAACCGGCTTTGGCGTATTTGGATATTGTTAAAGAAATTAGAGATCACACTTTGCTCCCTTTAGCGCTCTATAACGTGAGTGGGGAATACGCCATGCTCAAACTCGCACAACAACACAACCTGATCAACTATGAAAGCGTTTTATTAGAAACGATGACTTGTTTTAAAAGAGCGGGAGCGGATATGATTATTAGCTATCATGCTAAAGAAGTGGCTAACTTATTACAAAGGAATTGAATGGGACGAGCGTTTGAATACAGAAGAGCGGCTAAAGAAAAACGATGGGATAAGATGAGTAAGGTTTTCCCCAAGCTCGCCAAAGCGATCACTCTAGCGGCAAAAGATGGCGGGAGCGAGCCGGACACGAACGCCAAACTACGAACAGCGATTTTAAACGCTAAAGCGCAAAACATGCCTAAAGACAATATTGACGCAGCGATTAAAAGAGCGAGCAGTAAAGAGGGGAATTTGAGTGAAATCACTTATGAGGGTAAGGCGAATTTTGGCGTGCTAATCGTTATGGAATGCATGACGGATAACCCCACTAGAACCATTGCCAACCTTAAAAGCTATTTCAATAAAACGCCAGGAGCGAGCATCGTGCCTAATGGCTCTTTAGAGTTTATGTTTAATAGAAAAAGCGTGTTTGAATGCTTGAAAAATGAAGTGGAAAATTTAAAACTCAGCCTAGAAGATTTGGAATTCGCCCTCATTGATTATGGTTTGGAAGAATTAGAAGAAGTGGGAGACAAGATTATTATTAAGGGGGATTATAACAGCTTCAAGCTCTTAAATGAGGGGTTTGAAAGCTTGAGATTGCCCATTTTAAAAGCAAGTTTGCAACGCATCGCCACAACGCCCATTGAATTGAATGACGAACAAATGGAGCTTACCGAAAAATTACTGGACAGGATTGAAGACGATGATGATGTGGTCGCGCTTTATACCAATATTGAGTGAAATGCAAAAGGGTTCAAAGTATTTTTTTAAACCACTCAAGCAGAAACCCTAAACATCTTTAGCGTTTGGGGTAAATGCCGCTAATTTGTTATAATACCCCCATACATTTGTATCTAGCGTGGGAAGCACACAAAGTTACGCCTTTATAAGATATGATGCGCGAGAGCTGTAGGGAATGCGTTGGAGATCAAACTCTGTAAAATCCATTAGGGACACAGAACAAGAACCAAACTCTCCCCCAACATCAGGAAACTCAATCGTCTTTAGCGTTTGAGCGCTTCACCAATGAAAACCAACAAAAAGTTTTGTTGCTATAAGCTTGTAAAATCCTATAAAAAGTTATAAAACTCCTTTTTTATTGGATTTTAACCTTATTTTGATTGAATAAAGGTTTTTGTTTTGTTCAAACATGAAAGCTTTATTCAATATTCTTTTTTAAAAAACTTGTTTTTAAGCTTTCTTATAGTTAATTTTTATTTTGTGGTATTTTTTAAAGCGGATAGGGGATTTTGAAATAACACCCCCTTTAACCCCATTAAATCCCCTAAGAGCGCTTTAAAAAATTATCGCTTGTGTCTTGTAAACTCTTTTATATTTATTTTAAAACGCCTTTGAGTGTTTTTATTATCAATATGAGATCGAATCCAAACCCTAGATTTTTAATCTCAATACCTACCAATAGAGACGCTTAATCCCTATTTGATAGCAAGAAAGGTGAAAGATTTCTATAAGATGAGTTTTAATCATTAGCCCCTAAGCTTTAACTTATTGCGTATCATCTTGCGTGTCGTTTTGTGCGTCATCTTGCAAATCATCAGACTTCTTGCCAATCACTTCTTCTAACACTTTACAACTACCACTAAAGCCTAGAGTGCAACCTTTCTTATAATACGAAATGGCTTTATCTAAATCCTTTGAAGTGCCCTTACCCGTGTAATACATCACCGCCACATTATGGCAACCGCTCCCTTCTTTTAAATGACAACCCTTTTTATAAAGATTCAAGGCTTGCTCTCCATTTTGTTTGACATACATGCCAACTTCATACATGTATCCCAAGCTCACACAGCTCGCTCCGTCTTTTAAATAGCACCCTCTTTTAAAATTCGTAAGGGCTTTTTTCAAATCCTTCTGTACGCCTTTGGCGTTCCTATACATATACCCCGCAAAGTTACAACTAATGCCATGATTCAAACTGCAAGCGTATTTAGAAAGAGAAAGGGCTTTGGCATAATTTTGCTTAACGCCCGTGCCATTAAAATACATAAAGCCTAAACTCCCGCAGCTCACCCCACCCTTTAAGTGGCACCCTCTCCTGTAATAATAGAGAGCCTTTGGAAGGTTTTTTTGAACGCCATCGCCATCTTCATACATAGATCCTAGACTCGTGCAGGCGAGATGGTTCCTTAAATTGCACCCTCTCCTGTAATAATAGAGAGCCTTTGGAAGGTTTTTTTGAACGCCATCGCCATCTTCATACATAGAGCCCAAACTCGTGCAACCAGCCCCCACCCTTAAATTACAGCTCCTCTTATAAAAAGCCACCGCTTTATGGTAATCCCCTCTCTTAAAGGCTTGAGCAGCCATTTTAAAATATTTCTCACCGGTTGTAGCCACCAAATAACTGAAACAACTTGCCATTAAAAATAAAATCAAAAACCACTTTTTAGTCCAACTCTTTATCATCTCATTCCTTACAAAACTAAGCCAAAACTCACACAAAGAAAATCAGTAAAACCCCAATCTAATTGGTTATTATAGTATAATATTCAAAAAAATAAATTCAACTTTGGATTAAATTCAATTAAAAACCTATTTTATTTTAGGAAAACCACTTAAAATGAGTATCATTATTCCTATTGTCATCGCTTTTGACAATCATTATGCCATTCCAGCTGGCGTGAGCTTGTATTCCATGCTGGCTTGCACTAAATTAAAAAATCCCCGATCGCAAAATGATAGTGAAAAACTTTTTTATAAAATCCACTGCCTGGTGGATAACTTAAGCCTTGAAAACCAGCGCAAACTAAAAGAGACTCTAGCCCCCTTTAGCACTTGTGCGAGCCTAGAATTTTTAGACATTTCAACCCCTAATCTTTACACCACTTCAATAGAACCCTCTGCGGTTGATAAGATCAATGAAGCTTTTTTGCAACTCAATATTTACGCTAAGACTCGCTTTTCTAAAATGGTCATGTGCCGCTTGTTTTTGGCTTCTTTATTCCCGCAATACGACAAAATCATCATGTTTGATGCGGACACTTTGTTTTTAAATGATGTGAGCGAGAGTTTTTTTATCCCGCTAGATGGTTATTATTTTGGAGTGGCTAAAGATTTTTCTTCTCCTAAAAGCCCTGAACATTTTCAAATAGTGCGAGAAAAAGACCCTCGTCAAGCCTTTTCCCTTTATGAGCATTACCTTAATGAAAGCGATATGCAAATCATCTATGAAAGCAATTATAACGCCGGGTTTTTAATCGTGAATTTAAAGCTATGGCGTGCTGATCATTTAGAAGAGCGCTTACTCAATTTAACCCGTCAAAAAGGCCAGTGCGTGTTTTACCCTGAACAGGATCTTTTAACGCTCGCATGCTATCAAAAAGTTTTAATCTTGCCTTATATTTATAACACCCACCCTTTCATGGTCAATCAAAAACGCTTCATTCCTGACAAAAAAGAAATCGTCATGCTGCATTTTTATTTTATAGGGAAACCTTGGGTTTTACCTACTTTTTCGTATTCTAAAGAATGGCATGAGACTCTTTTAAAGACCCCTTTTTATGCCGAATATTCCGTGAAATTCCTTAAACAAATGACAGAATTTTTAAGCCTTAAAGACAAACAAAAAACCTTTGAATTTCTTGCCCCCCTACTCAACCCAAAGACCCTTTTAGAATATGTCTTTTTCAGATTGAATAGGATTTTCAAACGCTTAAAAGAAAAACTTTTTAACTCTTAGCGTTCTCGTTTGGGTAACACGCTATAGGCGAATTTGACATAAATCGCTAAACTGATTAAAAGCACCGCCACACCAATAGCCAAATACACCGCATAAGTGATTTTATCCGGTTCGCTCACGCTGAATTTAAACACTAACATTAACGCTTCAATGGCCAATGCGATAATGATAGAGCCTAAAAACCTGATCATCGTGCGGTGGATCGCATGGTGGTTGTCCCCGCTATTTTTACCCAAAACTTCCTCTTCAAAAATCGCCTTGACTAGATCAAAGGTGGCTAAGGCTAGGGTTAAAAGCACAATGGGGTGGAACACTTCTTTAATGTCAAAACTGCTAAAATTGACAATCGCTGTCCAAAAGCTAGAAATGCATTTCACAAATAAAAGCAACGACACTAAAGTGAGCATGATAGAAATCATAAAATACATGACCATGCTCCCTTCGCTAAAGGTTCTGAAATACTTTGAAGGCGAGCTGATTTCAATCGCCACCCTCAAAGGGATTTGCAAGCACACCACAAACGCTAGATCATTATTTTGATCATACACCGGGTAAGACGCGCTCACCACTAAATGGTTTCCTTTTTTAGAAGGATAGGGATCGGTTAAAATGCAACGCTTTTCACTCACGGCTTGATAAAAATAATATTTATCGCTAAAGCTGGCATGCGATTCTAATTCAATCCCTTCTGTTAGATCATGCTCTAATATCCCTTCCTTATGCCCCTGCTCTTTAAGCTGGCTTGGCTTAAGAATTAGCATGCCTTTAGCGTCTAACACAAAAAAATTTTTTGCCATTTTGATTTCAGCATGCATTTTTCTGATCTGCTTGTTTAAATAATCCAAAGTGATTTCAGGGAGATGGTTGCGGATATTGTGCGAAAACAAATAGGTAAGATAAGCGTATAGCTCGGTGCGGATCTTGGAATACTGGACAATGTCTCTACTTAACATCAAAAGGCCTTTAAAAAAAATTTATGCGATGAATTGTAGCACTTGTTTTAAAGAATTATTTAAACCACCCCTTGCATCAATGATAAAGGAGGCATTTTTTTCATAGAGGGCTTGGCGTTTTTCAAAAAGTTCTTTGGCTTGAGTGAGATTATTTAAAAGGGGGCGTTTTTCCCTTTCTTTTTGATTCAAACGCTTAATCAAGGTTTCAAAATCAATCTTGAGATAAAAAGTTGTGCCTAAACCCTTAAGATTTTCATGCATCACAATGCCCCCACCGGTAGAAATAACATGGGGGGTTTTGAGTGTTTTTAATTCATCAATCAAATTTTTTTCAAACATCCTGAAATTGTCTTCGCCAAGCTCTTCAAAAATCTCCCTCACGCTCAAGCCCACCCTCTCGCTAATGATCATATCCGTATCCAACACTTCTAATTTCAAAGCAAGCCCCAATTCTTGCGCTAAAGAGCTTTTACCGCTCCCCATAAAACCGATTAAGACTAAATGCTGCATGCTTTTATTTCAATTTTAATTCATACGCCCCGTTTTTTTCTTCCAAAAGATAGCGGTATTTCCCATCTAAAACGAGCGTGATGCGGTAATAATCTTTGTGCGTGCCAACTTTAATTTGAGAAAAAAACTTCTGGTTTAAATCCCTATTTTGATAAATATCCAAAGGGCCTTTTTGCGTGTCTAACACGATTCTATAAGGATTGACTAGCACAAAAGAGCGCAAAATCTTATAAGGGGATCGCAAAATCATCGTGTTGTTTGCCATGGAAAAATCAAAATCTTGGATCTGGTAGCGTTTTTCAAAGGCGGCTGGATCAAGGGGGTGTTGGGAGAGCTTTAAGGGGTAATGCCAATCAATGCTTTTATCAATGCCCACGACTTTAGAATGGATAGAGCCATCAATATCCTGGTAAGTGAGCGTGATTTGTTTTAAAATTCTAGCACTCGTGGGCAAATCCACATGAATTTCTTTAAAATAGCTATCATAGATCCCGTTAAAGCCCCCTTGCAAATTCTTGGAATTGATTTCAGGCTCAAAAGGGTTGTCTCTAGCCAATAAAACGCTTAAAACCACCACCAAACCTATCATCTTTTTTAACACAATCATTCCTTAAATCTAATCTCTAGGCCGTAATTCCTTCAACTCAAACAAACGCTTTTGCAAGCGCACATTCTTGCTTTGCAATTCGGTGATTTCTTGTTGCAATCGTTCATGCTTGTCTCTTAAATCCAAATAAACCTCCAAAGAAGAACCCCCAAAAAGCAACTTCCCTAAATAATACCCAAACCCAAGCAGTAAAAGGAAAAAGACAATAAGGGAGCTATGGCTATAGAAAAAATCTCGCGCTTTGTTGTCTTTGATTCCATCGTTTTCAAAAAGGCCATTAGCCATGCTTAAACAACTCTTTACCGATATAAATCCCCCCTTTTAATTCATGTTCAATCTCTAAAAGGCGGTTGTATTTAGCGATCCTTTCGCTCCTTGCGGTGGATCCGGTTTTGATTTCTCCCGTATTGAGCGCGACTGCAAAATCAGCGATAAAGCTGTCTTCACTCTCCCCGCTTCTATGGCTCATCACGCATTGATAGGCATGGTGTTTGGCTAATCTTATGGTCTCTAAAGTCTCACTAATGGTGCCGATTTGATTGGGTTTGATTAAAATAGCGTTCGCAATGTTTTTTTCAATGCCTTTTTGCAAGAGACTGGCATTTGTTACAAACAAATCATCGCCCACTAACTGGATTTGACGCCCTAATTCCTTGCTTAAAAACGCCCAACCCTCCCAATCGTCTTCACTCAAACCATCTTCAATGGACACAATCGGATATTTTGCCACCAACTCTTTATAATAAGCCACCAATTCATGCGAATCTAAAATCTTATTTTCACCCTTTAAATGGTAATTGAAATTTTCATCCACCAATTCGCTGCTCGCTACATCTAAAGCGAGCGCGATTTCTTCGCCTAATTTATAGCCGGCTTTTTCAATGGCTTGAGAAATGACTTCAAGAGGTTCTACATTGTTGTTAAAATTAGGCGCAAAGCCCCCCTCATCACCCACGCTTGTGAGCTGATTCTTTCCATCTAAAAGTTTTTTAAGCGTGTGATAGACTTCCGCGCTCGCTCTTAAGGCTTCTCTAAAACTCTCAAACCCTAAAGGCATGATCATGTATTCTTGAAAGTCTATGGAATTGTTCGCATGCGTTCCGCCGTTGATGATATTGAGCATCGGCACCGGCAAAGTCAAAGCGTTAGCCCCCCCTAAATAGCGGTATAATGGCAGATTTAAGGCTTTCGCACTAGCCCTTGCTAACGCCATAGAAACGCCCAAAACAGCGTTCGCCCCTAAATTAGCGTAATTAGGCGTGCCGTCTAAAGCCCTTAACCTCTCATCCACAAAAGCTTGATTGATCGCTTCAAGCCCTATTAAATGGTGTTTGATCACGCTATTGACATTTTCGCATGCCCTTAAAACCCCTTTACCCAAAAAACGGGTTTTGTCGTTATCCCTTAATTCTAACGCTTCTCTTTTACCGGTGCTCGCCCCGCTAGGCACAATCGCACTCGCCTTAGTGTTATCGCTTAAAATCACGCTGGCTTGAATGGTAGGATTGCCCCTACTATCCATCACTTCTAAAGCATGAATATCTTTAATGGT
It encodes:
- the arsR gene encoding acid response regulator transcription factor ArsR — encoded protein: MIEVLMIEDDIELAEFLSEFLLQHGIHVTNYDEPYTGISAANTQNYDLLLLDLTLPNLDGLEVCRRISKQKHIPIIISSARSDVEDKIKALDYGADDYLPKPYDPKELLARIQSLLRRSHKKEEVSEPSDANIFRVDKDSREVYMHEKKLDLTRAEYEILSLLISKKGYVFSRESIAIESESINPESSNKSIDVIIGRLRSKIEKNPKQPQYIISVRGIGYKLEY
- the arsS gene encoding acid-sensing histidine kinase ArsS; the protein is MRFSIFFKVVALFMITLFSFGAFAYYFVSSQINHENYQNEMRHYQFVTTINEILNNYSDYRAIEDYLYKIGFRETTIENLEKVLAKRRHQLHHRNIGYAEVFKFSDMVFILLKKDEHFVLYKDLHSVSYRNYFLAITVGLLLILFLFLFVLQSLLPLRELRSQVKCFAQGDKSVSCKSKQKDEIGDLANEFDNCILKINAMNESRVLFLRSIMHELRTPITKGKILISMLKEELSYKRFTSIFDHLNTLIEQFARIEQLASKNYGSNKEKFLMSDLIDKIEKMLLIDEDKKSPIHVSSSNYIIEADFELFSIALKNMVDNAIKYSDDKQVFLDFIGNNLVVSNKSKPLKEDFEKYLQPYFKSSNPSQAHGFGLGMYIIKNALEAMGFNLSYHYINGRICFTIHDCVFNSFYDLEEDNEELPPPPRKFERDERDEGNKKSQLWG
- the hemB gene encoding porphobilinogen synthase, whose translation is MFKRLRRLRSSENLRAMLKETHLNIDDFIAPLFVIESGSYIKNEISSMPGVYQMSIESLLKECEELVGLGIKAVLLFGIPKHKDATGSHALNKGHIVAKATKEVKKRFKNLIVIADLCFCEYTDHGHCGILENASVSNDKTLEILNLQGLILAESGVDILAPSNMMDGNVLSLRKTLDNAGYTHTPIMSYSTKFASSYYGPFRDAANSVPSFGDRKSYQMDYANKKEALLESLEDEKQGADILMVKPALAYLDIVKEIRDHTLLPLALYNVSGEYAMLKLAQQHNLINYESVLLETMTCFKRAGADMIISYHAKEVANLLQRN
- a CDS encoding YebC/PmpR family DNA-binding transcriptional regulator — encoded protein: MGRAFEYRRAAKEKRWDKMSKVFPKLAKAITLAAKDGGSEPDTNAKLRTAILNAKAQNMPKDNIDAAIKRASSKEGNLSEITYEGKANFGVLIVMECMTDNPTRTIANLKSYFNKTPGASIVPNGSLEFMFNRKSVFECLKNEVENLKLSLEDLEFALIDYGLEELEEVGDKIIIKGDYNSFKLLNEGFESLRLPILKASLQRIATTPIELNDEQMELTEKLLDRIEDDDDVVALYTNIE
- a CDS encoding tetratricopeptide repeat protein translates to MIKSWTKKWFLILFLMASCFSYLVATTGEKYFKMAAQAFKRGDYHKAVAFYKRSCNLRVGAGCTSLGSMYEDGDGVQKNLPKALYYYRRGCNLRNHLACTSLGSMYEDGDGVQKNLPKALYYYRRGCHLKGGVSCGSLGFMYFNGTGVKQNYAKALSLSKYACSLNHGISCNFAGYMYRNAKGVQKDLKKALTNFKRGCYLKDGASCVSLGYMYEVGMYVKQNGEQALNLYKKGCHLKEGSGCHNVAVMYYTGKGTSKDLDKAISYYKKGCTLGFSGSCKVLEEVIGKKSDDLQDDAQNDTQDDTQ
- a CDS encoding glycosyltransferase family 8 protein; the encoded protein is MSIIIPIVIAFDNHYAIPAGVSLYSMLACTKLKNPRSQNDSEKLFYKIHCLVDNLSLENQRKLKETLAPFSTCASLEFLDISTPNLYTTSIEPSAVDKINEAFLQLNIYAKTRFSKMVMCRLFLASLFPQYDKIIMFDADTLFLNDVSESFFIPLDGYYFGVAKDFSSPKSPEHFQIVREKDPRQAFSLYEHYLNESDMQIIYESNYNAGFLIVNLKLWRADHLEERLLNLTRQKGQCVFYPEQDLLTLACYQKVLILPYIYNTHPFMVNQKRFIPDKKEIVMLHFYFIGKPWVLPTFSYSKEWHETLLKTPFYAEYSVKFLKQMTEFLSLKDKQKTFEFLAPLLNPKTLLEYVFFRLNRIFKRLKEKLFNS
- a CDS encoding PDC sensor domain-containing protein, yielding MLSRDIVQYSKIRTELYAYLTYLFSHNIRNHLPEITLDYLNKQIRKMHAEIKMAKNFFVLDAKGMLILKPSQLKEQGHKEGILEHDLTEGIELESHASFSDKYYFYQAVSEKRCILTDPYPSKKGNHLVVSASYPVYDQNNDLAFVVCLQIPLRVAIEISSPSKYFRTFSEGSMVMYFMISIMLTLVSLLLFVKCISSFWTAIVNFSSFDIKEVFHPIVLLTLALATFDLVKAIFEEEVLGKNSGDNHHAIHRTMIRFLGSIIIALAIEALMLVFKFSVSEPDKITYAVYLAIGVAVLLISLAIYVKFAYSVLPKRER
- a CDS encoding shikimate kinase — its product is MQHLVLIGFMGSGKSSLAQELGLALKLEVLDTDMIISERVGLSVREIFEELGEDNFRMFEKNLIDELKTLKTPHVISTGGGIVMHENLKGLGTTFYLKIDFETLIKRLNQKEREKRPLLNNLTQAKELFEKRQALYEKNASFIIDARGGLNNSLKQVLQFIA
- a CDS encoding AMIN domain-containing protein; protein product: MLKKMIGLVVVLSVLLARDNPFEPEINSKNLQGGFNGIYDSYFKEIHVDLPTSARILKQITLTYQDIDGSIHSKVVGIDKSIDWHYPLKLSQHPLDPAAFEKRYQIQDFDFSMANNTMILRSPYKILRSFVLVNPYRIVLDTQKGPLDIYQNRDLNQKFFSQIKVGTHKDYYRITLVLDGKYRYLLEEKNGAYELKLK
- the eno gene encoding phosphopyruvate hydratase; its protein translation is MLTIKDIHALEVMDSRGNPTIQASVILSDNTKASAIVPSGASTGKREALELRDNDKTRFLGKGVLRACENVNSVIKHHLIGLEAINQAFVDERLRALDGTPNYANLGANAVLGVSMALARASAKALNLPLYRYLGGANALTLPVPMLNIINGGTHANNSIDFQEYMIMPLGFESFREALRASAEVYHTLKKLLDGKNQLTSVGDEGGFAPNFNNNVEPLEVISQAIEKAGYKLGEEIALALDVASSELVDENFNYHLKGENKILDSHELVAYYKELVAKYPIVSIEDGLSEDDWEGWAFLSKELGRQIQLVGDDLFVTNASLLQKGIEKNIANAILIKPNQIGTISETLETIRLAKHHAYQCVMSHRSGESEDSFIADFAVALNTGEIKTGSTARSERIAKYNRLLEIEHELKGGIYIGKELFKHG